The sequence CGAGGCTGGAAGCACGGCGCTCGATTCGCCGCCGCCGTGTCGATTACGCGATCGCGCTCCGACGAATCGATCACCGCGGTTATACTTTCGAATAATCCGTACAGCGAGCGTCGCCTCCTCGCAGATTCGCCTCTGCGAGAAGCGTCGACGAGAAGCCTTTTGTTAGGATCCCGATGGAAGTGAGACGCTGTTCTGCCGATCCAACGGGCAACGATCAGCTCGTTCGATTTCGAGCATGTCGCGCTTACTATTCGCAACGCGAGTCGGTTAGCGGCTCCAGCTTAACGGGAATTTTGTCTTTGTCCTTGAGTCCGTGAGGACTCTTTACGAGATCCGCGATGTCCTCCTGGAAGAGATTCTCCGGTCGTGGGCTGACGAAACTTCGCGCCGGCTTGTACGTCATACCACTCACGCCGATGCCGACTTCCACGCTGCTAGGTATGTGTCCAGGATCCATCAGAGGGCCGAGCGGACTCGCCAGAGGACTCTCCATCGGGCTCTCTGGTGGACCGCCGGAGCCTGGACTGGCCAAGCCCAAATTTAGCGGCGAGTTTCCGTTGTTCCCGCCGCCTCCGCCGCTACCGTTGTTACTCCCGATAACCGGTGTAccgctgttgttgctgttgtggTGATGCTGGCTGGCTTGCATCGCTGCCTGTAGATTCGACGAGAGGCTCGTCGACAGATTCGTAGACAGGTTTGTCGCCATCATATCGTGTTGCTGCGAGTGCGCCGCCGCTACCATGCTGCACATTTGATGTCGCAGTCCTACGTCAACCGACAACCccgaatattaattttctttcattttctttctttcgatgGAAAGCTGCGCCACCAACACAATTAGAAAGATAAATATCAGCTTGTCCgcaaagtgtctttctttcgcaaacgtgtccTTTACGACAATGCAgcttcgtacaaacgtgaaatgTCGCGCTGTTTGTCTCGACAGAACCAAAtcgatcgtacgtaattcgacgaaataatataaaaccaAAAGCCtcggtgcgtctattatttcctcgtgaaacgaaagaaacttttcggacaacctaacaCATATACATGGTAGTCTATCGTTACCTTGAGCGACCGCAGCAACCGCGGCCGCGGCTGCCGCTCCGGGGCTGACCGCGCCTTCGGGACCGTTGCAAGCCGCGTAATTTGCCAAACTCGGATACATCGAAGTCGGCTCCTCCTTCACCATGTGCGGCGAGTGTCCATCGCGGAACACCACTGCTCGAATCACACCGCGAATGTGCTCGTCGGGCCAAACACCCAACAGAATCCTTTGCGGTCTGCCTCTGCCTTTCGGACGAAGATCTGACCAGGCAAAAAAACAAACCAATGGGTATACCGATGTCTCGGTATTTCCGGACAACGTCCGCTTCATCGCTAACTCTAGTTACGCTGATTTTCAAAAACCTAGGCGAGTAGTTTCGCCTTGGCGCGCAAAGGTTTTTTCAAGTTTGTCATCCGAGCGAAAGAATCTTAGAGTATCCGATTAATACTCACCGGCTCCTCCATCGGCACTCGGACCCAGCATATTGTGTACTCGATTCGCGTACAATACGAAGGTCGGGTATGGGATGTCGTATTTCCTGCAACAAAGTATCGGGAAGCGTGTGAAAATGAGAAGAGCTGTTGGATCGGTGGTGTATGGTAGGATCGAGAGAATGTTTGTAGCTGAAAGCGGCAGCACGGCGAAATCGATCGATTCTCGTAAAGATTATCGGGCTCGTTCCGCGAAACGTTGCTCGATCGGGCAGCACATGTTCGCACAAAGGGAAACAGCCTTTAACGACTACGCGTTATTACGCGCGTGCGATACGCGCGTTTTACGACTAAGCTGTAAAAGTTCTTAAGTTGATCGCTCGCCGAACCCAACAGCCAATTGTTTTCTCTCTGTTTTAACCCATTTACATCCGACGCAGGTTATCGTTCGATTCTCGCAACTAAATCATTTCCACCGAATCGCTCGAAACTTTCGCCGCAGATTGTTCAGTCGCGACCAAACAAATTGCAAcctttgtaaattaatttcgcTCAACCATTGCGCGAAACATCATCTGGAAAAACCGGTAAACCGATACTTTTCGTCTCGAACGATTAAAAGCGAGCGATATCATCGATGGCCCTCGCGAAACCACAACCGCGATAATCGCAGCCTGTGTAATCGAGTTTATCGAAAATCTCATTAAAAATTCGGCGTTTCGTTAGAACGGTCCGATGAACTTTCTTAGTTTAATTTGTCCCGTCGCGCCACGAATATCCGCCTGATAATGAAATTCTTCTCGCCACTTTCCTCCAGCTAGCAGGGCGAACGTCTGATGCAGATATAATTCGGACCACCCATCTGGTTGAGCAGCGACGCGACGCCATTCTTTATTTGGTTAACGCGAGAAATTTGGTTTCGGTGATGGCCAGACGGAAGGGGAAAACGAACGACCGTGAACGAAATTTCGCGAACTCGCGACCAACGAGAGCTTGATACGTATATAGTTACCTTGCTGCTTGACTCAAGGACAATCCTTCTTTCAACACGCTGAAGATCGCCTCCGCCATGGTTTCTGGTCGCCAGGACTTGAGCGGGCCGCGTTCTCGAAAGCGCAGATTGTGCACCAGACTCTGATTGGTGTTCCAGCATTTCTGCCACATCGATTGCAGCTGATACTGGTAGCTGTCTGTTTAGTTTACGCCCCCCgtggaaaaagagaaaacagaAAAAGCACGGCATTAGTAAGTGTCGGGATTTTCACTGGTCGAAGGAAGATGGGTGAATTTTAACATCGCGAGATCAACCTTTCGAtccatctctctctctcactctctctctctctctctctctctctcttctatTTCTACTTTTATGCATTTTCGTTGCGTCGTTGCGACGCATCGGTTTCGTTaacgcgatcgatcgatcgatcgatcgaaaagCTGATTCGCTGTCACGCGAGCGTGTAAACGGACGCTCGTCGATTCGCGTGAACCAATGCAAATGCATCGAAAGAATCGAATTGAATCGAATCGTTTCGAATGCGACGATTCGAATTCGACGAAACGATGCAAGCGTACGACATATAAATAGGGTAAATAACCAGACGTAGGTAAGTCGAGCGAAGGTGCGAGTATCGTGTAGTTAGGTTCCTTTGTAGCTGCTTGGGCGAAGCGTACCTGCGAACAAAGTATTGAAAGGCAAGTTGCGGGCGGGGAAAAGTGGGAACGGGGAATAAACGCTGCGTGTCGTGTACGTTAATCGTATCGATTGTATTATCGTTGGCGTACAATCgttatagaataaaaaagacagaaagaaagaaagaaagaaagaaagaaagaaagagagagagagagagaaagaaagagttCTTAACGAAACAAGCTCGATCGtcgatagaaaatatttttttcttaactTTAAACGTTAATCGCAGGCTCGCAACCGTTTGCCTTGGAGCGCGCGAGTACCATACGACTCGAATACCGGCTACGCCACGAACGGTTGGCCTCAATTCGCAACGATTATTTAATAGTTAACTTATTGGGTTTAATTGAGCATCCTCCAATTTGACGATTAATACAATTAATTGGAAAGGAAGGCGCGCGTGCGCGCCTCGGTACACGCGCACGCGTGTCCGATCCAGACCGCGAGTCGTCCGGCTTCGTTTTCAAAAGATGCAGCGAGATCGGTGAACAACGAGTAACCTTATGGTAACCGCGATTATGGTATTTTGGTCGATTTTCCGAATCGCCGAGTTCCCATCGTTCGTAACGAAGAGACGACGCCGGTCGTGAATCGCGTTAACGTTAACAAAAAATCAATTAACGTTAGGTAACCGACGCAGAGCGTAGAAAGGGAAAATGAAACGAACATCGTCGTAGCGCTAATAATACGAGCCACGGTTTTTCCTTGAAATCTCGACGGTTCGTCGAGAGAAACGCGGTCTATTCGCGACGAGTATTGTACGAGGATCGGACAACGGGTCCGTGTTACAAAAGTAATCGGCCGAGATCGATTTAACGCTATTTCCGTCGTAATTAAAGCGAAACGATGCACGAACACCAGGTGGAAAATTAGCGCGACGAGTATATTTACCAACGGAGCCACGGCCTGACCGGGCGTTCCGCGATAAACGTTAAAAGGACGTGCCTCGTGTTACGTTACGCTGCAAAGTGTCGCTTATTCGCTAATTACGGCGAATGCTGGTCGAGTACACGGCGCTTTGAGAATTTCCAACATCTTTTTCGAAAATATCTTCAACTTTCTTAAGGCACGCGCCATAGTTTCGAAAGTATATTTAGAACGTGAAGACGCAAGTTGTCCGTCGGGCATAAGGTTGCAACGTTCTCGAGTTGCAGTATTTTTCGTATTCTAGCAATTTTTTTgcatacaaaaatatacaacgCAGGCTAAATGTCATCGAACCGCATTTATTGCGCAACGTTCGCTAATCGCGTCGGAATACCTTAGCAGCGCGGTTAACAAATTCGAACGATTTTCAACGTAGAAAACAATCGACGACGAGACAGGCGCGAGCCTGCGCTCGAGCAAAGTTGCTCGCTTCCAACGCTAAGCAAATTCGTACTAAGCAAATATCAAGCTGTTATAAAAGTTCCGTCGGACCATAGCCGCTATGCCACTCACATCGGCATCCCAAATGTTTGCTTTGTATTATTAGCAGGTGTTCCACTGCAAACACCATGCTATAGTTactaattgttaaaaaaaaaaaaaaaaaagaggcaAACGATTCGACGTCATcgtcgttttttctttttttcgaaaCACCAAAGAAACCATGTGGAAATTAAAACGACCAGAATGAAATTCCGATCGATGGAACGTAGAACAGAAGCGATGCGAACGTTCATGGTCATGGTTTTGCATCGAACGAAACCTCTACGACAGCCTGACGCAATTTCGTCGTAACAAACGCTCTTAACAAATCGTAACGACCAACTTTCCTGTCTTTACGAATGGAATGATCGCAAGAAATCCGATTAAACGTTCCCGTCAAGGGTCTATGATTTACAAGCAggtttaataaaataactcTTACGTAAATTTCAACGATAATAAATTCGTTGGTATTGCGATCGAACAAGATATTCCATAGAAACATCTTGCGATTTCTAGGATTAAGAGCTCGACGTTTTTATCGATCTATCCGATATTCGTGACGACGAGGCTCGAGTCGCAGCGACTAAACGTAAGAATCGAATTCGTTAAACTACGCGGATTGGAAGACGTGGTGCAGAAGGCACTGGATTATCGCTGGAACAATCGTTAGCCGCGATAACgcaatatattattattgctcTTGCTAACGTTCTAAACGTTACCGTTATCATTAATTCCTATCGCTTATTATGGTCCCATTGTAAAGGATACGCGTCAGTTCGAGAACGCCAGGCTTGGAAAGAATTTGGTTCGCGAACGAGAAATGGAATGCGCATGGAatgtgaaaaatatcgatcgaaGGGGAATCGCGGAACGCGATAAGACTCGCTGTTTCGTTGTTCGAAACAAACGTTGCAGAGTATTCTAACATCGTCTGTCGTCTGCGTTTCCAGCGATTACGTTCGAGCGTAACGCGCCGAAAGTCGACTCTCGGGGGAAAAAAGGCACAGTTTTACAAGGCTTGCACGGTTTCGCGTTGCTCGCAATGGCGAGACACAGACGCGGAAAGCAGCACGCTCTTTCGAGGAAGACGGATTTATCAGTTACTGATCGTTTTCGTTCTCGTCGTTGAAGTAAAGCGATACTATCGAGTGCTTTTTACAGAAAGCCCACCACCAACGGAAACCAGAGAGACCGTTAAACACAAAGTTAGGGTCGCGTTTTCGCCTCAGCTTTTCCACGAAGTTGAGGATCGCGTTCAGCGACTTTTTCGTCCGACGATTGTACGGACTGACGCTGATGTCGCAGCAGAATTCGAGCACGGCCGTTTCCTCGCTCGAGTTCAGACCCGCTTCCTCCAGGACCATCATTCTCTTCGTCTTTCCCAGGATGTTGTCGTACAATGTGCCTTTCGGTATTCCGTATTTCGTGGACGCCTGGGTGAAGCGCATCTTCTGAGTAACCACAGCCTCGATCGCTTCCTGGAGATCGTGCCGCGTCCACGTGGGCGCCTTCAGCTTCAGCAGGGTGGAATAGTCAGCTAGAAAATAGTCAGGGATTTCGACTTTTTTCGTGATACCCTGTGGCTGCACCTATCCCAGATCGAACGATCTTGGAGGTAGCTGGCCGTCGGACTCGAtacatcgttatatttttcgtttttttattttttttttttttttcgctgCTACACTTTCCCGCAAATACCATCCAAACTTGCCCCTTTCCTCGATCCCCTATTCCCACCCCTACACACAAGCATCGCTTGTGTCTTGTACTCCTTCGTCGTCTCTCTTTGCTCCGTTTGCGCATTATTCGTCGGCCACGTGATCCTTTTTCTGAGAATTTCCGTGAATTGCGAGAACGTTTCGGCGGAAGATGTGAAGATTTATCGCGCGCGCGACCCGCGAACAACAGTGGCGCGCGACGGGTGGAAAAGAAACGGAGACAAAGCGGCGGAACGATGAGACGCGGCACGAATCGCCGATAAAACGTTTAATCGCGGCGGACGTTTCGCGAATGCCACCGTTCCACCACACCTTCCACGAAAGCAGAAAAATCGGAACGAGTACCGAGAAGAAGAACCGGCATGAAATATGCTTGTAAAAGCAACGGAGATCGTCTGCTGTGTCGGCTGTGAAATCATTGGAAGATACTAATGGCGAGCGCATAAAACGTTCCGTTGCAACATCGTCGATATCGCGCGAGACTTACCAACGATACCACTAAAAAGACGAGAAGCACATAAACGAAGAGATTAGGTGGAAATAAAAACGGAGGATGCGAATGCGCGTCGGTAACCGTCGATGAACCGAGCTATGGTTCGCGTTGATTCGCGAGAGAAGAAGATTTTACCAGACACAGTTCGGTGAAGGGATACGTAGCACACAAGTGGGAGAACTGGCTGCAAATCGCGAGTACGTTATTGGTGCCATTAACGGCTGGCCCCTTGCTCCTCTATCTAAATTGctttctataatgtattaaagTAACGCGGATTCTTGCGCTTTATTATTGCCAAGATAACGACACAGCCTTTTTCTTCCACCGCTATATCACCCTTCTCCTTCGTCCTCTACCCTCCTCCTCGTATTCTCATTCACTGCTAGAACTTCGCGCCCATTCCTCCGTCTATACTTTCGTTGGGCGTTCTCCTTCACCGACGTGTTCCCGATTTCTTCGAGCCGCGCCGTCTCCCACCGTAATTCTCCGCTTTTCCACTTCCGTTTCTTTCCTCCCTCGTCTTCTCGCCACTTCGTCCAAGTCCATTTCCGTTGTTATCGGCATCctcgtcgtttcgttcgtcgaCCATCGACCGAGGACGAAGATGATCGAGTCGGCAAAGGGAGGAACCGCGATCGCGAGAATATGAAAACTCGCGGCAAAAACGTCATCGCGCGCACCATTTCTTTCTATGTACGTTTTCGTAGAGAATCTCGAAGAACGATCGGTTCGACGTGCAGTTACGTTCTAGTTTCCTGAAATGTGCTGTCGAGACAGCGAGCGGATTAGGTAGACGTGGAATGTGGCGAACAACTTACCTGCTATACTGGACGTGGAGGCTCCGAGCCAAGCGTGGGACGACTCCAACAACTTGGCCTGAAACAGAAGAAACATATCGCGTTAGAATTTTTAGCCATCTTTCCATCTCGATATCTCGATCGCGTTTCGCTAACCAGCCGCCACGATTACTGTTTTTCGACCATTCgcggagtcgtaaattcccgttacgattaaacaatcgaaatgatcgatcccctatttcggTTGGGATAATAGAAGTCGTTTAATTAGTATGACACTTGATTAACTATTCAAAGATACGTTGCGGCACTCGCCAgtaaacttttttatttttctatttggTAAACTGTTTACAATcgattctcattgagaattataagtaaactATTTTGGCGTGGTACTGTAACTTGGATTATAAGAGTTTAtagtatgtttgattctagttgaatctaaCGCTTCGATCTAAAGGGTATTGTCTTTTCAGTCCGCGGATCTGATCCGTCGTGTCAATTGATTGGCTAACTAATGGGTTTCGATGGTTGTTAACTCTTGTATTATATCTGTTACTGAATTTAAGTaaactttccaacggtttctgtcccgtggttcgctacacaaagaccctattcttcggaCAAGACGATTGCCAGATATCGATACGTCTTTACAGAATATTTTCAGGTAGCCTAAGGaaccgctataaatcttaggatttatttaGCTAAGGTTCTCCAAAGGAGCAAATAGTCCTTGTCTTAACAGTCCCTAAATCTATCACTTACTGTGGGAAGATACGGGAAATCTGCTTTCCTCATGCGCGATGCTTCCCGCTGGCAACTTTCTCTCAAGGACAGTTAGCATCCTTCTCCAACCACCAACACAGAAACTAACCAATTAACAGAAACGtccatttccctcactttccgaaccaaGGCTTTTCTCAATGATTCTGAtaatctcgtatccttagacacaccccatcatagttttcctctgcagcGTCATCGTGACGGAAAGTCAGTCGTTAGACTCCTGTTCGAGTCGATAGTTGgtagtttttttttatttggtagactttttacaatcaattctcattgagaattataagtaagttaTTTTGGCGTGGTACTGTAACTTGGATTATAAGAGTTTATAGTAGGtttgattctagttgaatctaaCGCTTCGATCTAAAGGGTATTGTCTTTTCAGTCCGCGGATCTGATCCGTCGTGTCAAGTGATTGGCTAACTAATGGGTTTCGGTGGTTGTTAACTCTTGTATTATATCTGTTTCtgaatttgaatatttcttctttaactgtgGGTGTCTTAAGgtcgcgatgtattgtttcgttggcAACATACcaaggttttttttttatttatttattaaaatttacaatcaattctcgcattgagaattttcagtaattttctctggcgtggcgcagtgacatagctaattatttataataagttaatacttattatagataagtataatttataagtaagtattgtaaataagtaaatattactgtAGTAACTGATGGTttcttagagtaaggacaagtgATTGCTGGTAGAGTTTAAAGTTTGATGTATTTTAATGAGCGATATTCGATAACAAAAGGACAGACTACGATATCGTCGCACGCCGACTCACACTCCGTGTCCGCTCAACTCGCCctctgcttctcgactgaCTCTCTGGCCATTGTAGCACTCTATTGCCTATTGctgggcccaccgcacacgtgttctacagacgctcgtagccagggtcacgtaggtcttttcggctatttacctatttacctgaaggacccggtaatgcattgatggagccgacagcgcctcggctctgGCGACATTGTCTGTGgttagctcgacgtttcttgggcccttctccccgatactacattacttaatataaatatctaattaaatcTAGTGTTTAGGTCTAACGGGTAgtgtctcttcagcctgcggatctggtccGACTATCAAGTAATCCAGTAATTAGGGGGTTTCgatgtttgttgactcttttgctatatctgtcgctatattttgctatttcctctttgactgtggcAACATACCAAAGTGCATCTATTAAGGACCTTATAGTTTTtgattggaatcgttggaaaatttctttgttggaattacttgctgttccccatagttggatccCATAGGTCCAAACAGATTTTAATATGGCCTTATGTAGCATTATTTTACTCTGTGTGTTTAAGTTGCAGCGTCTGCCAATGAGccagtagaatttttttagttttcatTTCAGTTGTTTGGATTTATCTACGATGTGCCGTTCCCGTGTCATTCTTCTATCCAGAATCATGCCCAGATATCTGACTGTATCTTTGTTTGGAATTGGAATATTATTTACGGTCACCCGTGGGCAGGATTGTTCTCGCAGCGTGGAAGTCATATGACtggatttattttcatttatttcgaaGCGC is a genomic window of Bombus huntii isolate Logan2020A chromosome 1, iyBomHunt1.1, whole genome shotgun sequence containing:
- the LOC126870190 gene encoding protein bric-a-brac 1-like isoform X1, producing the protein MTQQSGAGSPQQFCLRWNNYQTNLTNVFDQLLQSESFVDVTLACDGHSVKAHKMVLSACSPYFQALFFDNPCQHPIVIMKDIKWPELKAAVEFMYKGEINVSQEQIGPLLKVAESLKIRGLADVNNEQELTSRSSLEEAANAAAMHRKKRRRTSDERSPPPACSPDRVASGSIPDDQDPSQGGGGVIVPPDIHGMLPSSSTPRSLGSPGTPNVSVTPQINLQELPVSLPLPPPPPPPPQPGQQSSHSISAHHVPGHVTSGPHASVNHLTVHGQQLSVQQQQQQQQQQQQQQQQQHHQQGAAGQPTPGDDLEIKPGIAEMIREEERAKLLESSHAWLGASTSSIADSYQYQLQSMWQKCWNTNQSLVHNLRFRERGPLKSWRPETMAEAIFSVLKEGLSLSQAARKYDIPYPTFVLYANRVHNMLGPSADGGADLRPKGRGRPQRILLGVWPDEHIRGVIRAVVFRDGHSPHMVKEEPTSMYPSLANYAACNGPEGAVSPGAAAAAAVAAVAQGLRHQMCSMVAAAHSQQHDMMATNLSTNLSTSLSSNLQAAMQASQHHHNSNNSGTPVIGSNNGSGGGGGNNGNSPLNLGLASPGSGGPPESPMESPLASPLGPLMDPGHIPSSVEVGIGVSGMTYKPARSFVSPRPENLFQEDIADLVKSPHGLKDKDKIPVKLEPLTDSRCE